One window of the Salvia splendens isolate huo1 chromosome 1, SspV2, whole genome shotgun sequence genome contains the following:
- the LOC121796964 gene encoding zinc finger CCCH domain-containing protein 55-like isoform X1, which produces MDACEAMKIVMPRIKNLDTENSSRIIGYILMQDQGEKEMIRLALAPDAVLLSSVNQAKASLGLVFPNSLSNSNTLPLNSGIRPTAFPNSPRYGYFGGSLSPPPPISPNSNFGGNELSDELLSPSGRSDSLIFQLSEEGGVGGSPHPLPHSHHPFHRRSYSVNDVFLSRVEEGGGVGCRPCTYLGKGFCRNGDFVGAGDELGSFQQQRFGVRAPFANYNKSSNSLNANQRCGPRNELSRVGMGMSAAMASSSRQIYLTFPADSTFKEEDVAGYFSMFGPVQDVRIPYQQKRMFGFVTFVYPDTVKHILAKGNPHYVCDSRVLVKPYMEKGKAPDKKQFQQQYQNLERSEYSPNISPSTMDSKELFDVPIGEHAQLAAGPGMLFNRQEMLRRQLENEAELHNVIELQGRRMGNLQLMDVGYQQHNNRFLPCFPAGLLVSSPRQSQPVENMIVSSGRANPNVLQELDDWQESSKADYENSLLEETESPLDNNVSNGNRNRHVNDDDSYLPASLEHFLPGTLFCSSTKPASED; this is translated from the exons ATGGATGCCTGCGAAGCAATGAAAATAGTGATGCCGAGAATCAAGAACTTGGACACCGAAAACTCCTCCAGAATCATAGGATACATTCTGATGCAGGATCAAGGGGAGAAGGAGATGATTAGGTTAGCCCTAGCTCCCGATGCCGTTCTCCTATCCAGCGTCAATCAAGCAAAGGCCAGTTTAGGGCTCGTTTTCCCCAATTCACTTTCGAATTCGAACACTCTGCCGCTCAATTCCGGAATCCGGCCTACCGCATTTCCGAATTCACCCCGCTACGGCTACTTCGGCGGCAGCCTCTCTCCCCCACCTCCAATTTCGCCCAATTCTAATTTTGGCGGGAATGAGTTGAGTGATGAGTTGTTGAGCCCTAGTGGCCGGAGTGATTCTCTCATTTTCCAATTGAGTGAGGAGGGCGGCGTCGGTGGGTCCCCTCACcctctccctcactctcacCATCCGTTTCATCGGCGGAGCTATTCGGTGAATGATGTATTTCTGTCTCGTGTTGAGGAAGGGGGTGGTGTTGGATGTAGGCCGTGTACCTATTTGGGGAAAGGGTTTTGCAGGAATGGTGATTTTGTTGGCGCTGGTGATGAATTGGGGTCTTTTCAGCAGCAGAGGTTTGGAGTCAGGGCTCCGTTTGCTAATTACAACAAATCCAGCAACTCTTTGAATGCGAATCAGAG GTGTGGTCCTAGGAATGAGCTTTCACGAGTGGGAATGGGAATGAGTGCTGCTATGGCTTCTAGCTCACGGCAGATTTACTTGACCTTTCCGGCTGACAGTACATTCAAAGAAGAGGATGTTGCCGGCTACTTTAG TATGTTTGGACCCGTGCAAGATGTTAGAATTCCATATCAACAAAAGCGGATGTTCGGGTTCGTTACATTTGTGTACCCAGATACTGTAAAACACATCTTGGCGAAAGGGAACCCTCACTATGTGTGTGATTCTCGAGTGCTGGTAAAGCCATACatggaaaaaggaaaagctCCAGACAA GAAACAATTCCAACAGCAATATCAAAATCTAGAGAGGTCTGAGTATTCACCAAACATAAGCCCTTCTACAATGGATTCAAAAGAACTCTTTGATGTTCCGATTGGTGAGCATGCGCAGCTGGCTGCAGGACCCGGAATGTTATTCAATAGACAGGAGATGCTGAGGAGACAGTTGGAGAACGAGGCTGAATTACATAATGTCATTGAACTTCAAGGTCGAAGGATGGGGAATTTACAGCTGATGGACGTAGGATATCAGCAGCATAATAATCGCTTTCTGCCATGCTTTCCAGCTGGTCTCTTGGTTTCCTCCCCGAGACAGTCGCAGCCAGTAGAAAACATGATTGTTTCTTCTGGTCGTGCTAATCCAAATGTTTTGCAAG AACTCGATGACTGGCAAGAATCATCGAAAGCTGATTATGAGAATTCATTGCTGGAAGAAACTGAATCTCCCTTGGATAACAATGTTTCGAATGGCAATAGAAACCGACATGTAAATGATGACGACTCTTATCTCCCTGCAAG TTTGGAGCATTTCCTACCCGGCACTCTTTTCTGCTCGTCAACAAAACCAGCTTCGGAGGATTAA
- the LOC121796964 gene encoding zinc finger CCCH domain-containing protein 55-like isoform X2 has product MDACEAMKIVMPRIKNLDTENSSRIIGYILMQDQGEKEMIRLALAPDAVLLSSVNQAKASLGLVFPNSLSNSNTLPLNSGIRPTAFPNSPRYGYFGGSLSPPPPISPNSNFGGNELSDELLSPSGRSDSLIFQLSEEGGVGGSPHPLPHSHHPFHRRSYSVNDVFLSRVEEGGGVGCRPCTYLGKGFCRNGDFVGAGDELGSFQQQRFGVRAPFANYNKSSNSLNANQRNELSRVGMGMSAAMASSSRQIYLTFPADSTFKEEDVAGYFSMFGPVQDVRIPYQQKRMFGFVTFVYPDTVKHILAKGNPHYVCDSRVLVKPYMEKGKAPDKKQFQQQYQNLERSEYSPNISPSTMDSKELFDVPIGEHAQLAAGPGMLFNRQEMLRRQLENEAELHNVIELQGRRMGNLQLMDVGYQQHNNRFLPCFPAGLLVSSPRQSQPVENMIVSSGRANPNVLQELDDWQESSKADYENSLLEETESPLDNNVSNGNRNRHVNDDDSYLPASLEHFLPGTLFCSSTKPASED; this is encoded by the exons ATGGATGCCTGCGAAGCAATGAAAATAGTGATGCCGAGAATCAAGAACTTGGACACCGAAAACTCCTCCAGAATCATAGGATACATTCTGATGCAGGATCAAGGGGAGAAGGAGATGATTAGGTTAGCCCTAGCTCCCGATGCCGTTCTCCTATCCAGCGTCAATCAAGCAAAGGCCAGTTTAGGGCTCGTTTTCCCCAATTCACTTTCGAATTCGAACACTCTGCCGCTCAATTCCGGAATCCGGCCTACCGCATTTCCGAATTCACCCCGCTACGGCTACTTCGGCGGCAGCCTCTCTCCCCCACCTCCAATTTCGCCCAATTCTAATTTTGGCGGGAATGAGTTGAGTGATGAGTTGTTGAGCCCTAGTGGCCGGAGTGATTCTCTCATTTTCCAATTGAGTGAGGAGGGCGGCGTCGGTGGGTCCCCTCACcctctccctcactctcacCATCCGTTTCATCGGCGGAGCTATTCGGTGAATGATGTATTTCTGTCTCGTGTTGAGGAAGGGGGTGGTGTTGGATGTAGGCCGTGTACCTATTTGGGGAAAGGGTTTTGCAGGAATGGTGATTTTGTTGGCGCTGGTGATGAATTGGGGTCTTTTCAGCAGCAGAGGTTTGGAGTCAGGGCTCCGTTTGCTAATTACAACAAATCCAGCAACTCTTTGAATGCGAATCAGAG GAATGAGCTTTCACGAGTGGGAATGGGAATGAGTGCTGCTATGGCTTCTAGCTCACGGCAGATTTACTTGACCTTTCCGGCTGACAGTACATTCAAAGAAGAGGATGTTGCCGGCTACTTTAG TATGTTTGGACCCGTGCAAGATGTTAGAATTCCATATCAACAAAAGCGGATGTTCGGGTTCGTTACATTTGTGTACCCAGATACTGTAAAACACATCTTGGCGAAAGGGAACCCTCACTATGTGTGTGATTCTCGAGTGCTGGTAAAGCCATACatggaaaaaggaaaagctCCAGACAA GAAACAATTCCAACAGCAATATCAAAATCTAGAGAGGTCTGAGTATTCACCAAACATAAGCCCTTCTACAATGGATTCAAAAGAACTCTTTGATGTTCCGATTGGTGAGCATGCGCAGCTGGCTGCAGGACCCGGAATGTTATTCAATAGACAGGAGATGCTGAGGAGACAGTTGGAGAACGAGGCTGAATTACATAATGTCATTGAACTTCAAGGTCGAAGGATGGGGAATTTACAGCTGATGGACGTAGGATATCAGCAGCATAATAATCGCTTTCTGCCATGCTTTCCAGCTGGTCTCTTGGTTTCCTCCCCGAGACAGTCGCAGCCAGTAGAAAACATGATTGTTTCTTCTGGTCGTGCTAATCCAAATGTTTTGCAAG AACTCGATGACTGGCAAGAATCATCGAAAGCTGATTATGAGAATTCATTGCTGGAAGAAACTGAATCTCCCTTGGATAACAATGTTTCGAATGGCAATAGAAACCGACATGTAAATGATGACGACTCTTATCTCCCTGCAAG TTTGGAGCATTTCCTACCCGGCACTCTTTTCTGCTCGTCAACAAAACCAGCTTCGGAGGATTAA